The following nucleotide sequence is from Methanobacteriaceae archaeon.
AACTCCGAAGAGAATTATCAGGGAGTTGCAGAAAATACCAGAGCAGGAGTTGCAATCAGTGGACATGATAATCACTCCAGGACTTATTCGAAAGGATGTGAGTCCTGTTTACGAGGAAATGGGAATACCCACCTATAAGGGATCTACTGATGCCTCAGATCTGGATATTGTACTGGAAATGGTTGATAAACTGGATTTATCC
It contains:
- a CDS encoding dihydropteroate synthase-like protein, whose product is MKILIITAELASSLVKAASLKSHHDVGVHVVETPIAAFLTPKRIIRELQKIPEQELQSVDMIITPGLIRKDVSPVYEEMGIPTYKGSTDASDLDIVLEMVDKLDLS